A genomic region of Gossypium hirsutum isolate 1008001.06 chromosome D01, Gossypium_hirsutum_v2.1, whole genome shotgun sequence contains the following coding sequences:
- the LOC107955810 gene encoding heparan-alpha-glucosaminide N-acetyltransferase has protein sequence MADPEKIEEGLAHEENMEKKGDKLVEQQQQQQLQEQQQPLVKQKTKRVATLDAFRGLTIVLMILVDDAGGSYARIDHSPWNGCTLADFVMPFFLFIVGVAIALALKKIPKIMDAIKKICLRTLKLLFWGVLLQGGYSHAPNDLVYGVDMKLIRWCGILQRIALVYFIVAVIETLTTKHRPTVLEPGYSSIFTAYCWQWLGGFVAFVIYMTTTYSLYVPDWSFVVSTDSKTTQYTVKCGMRGHLGPACNAVGYVDREVWGINHLYMYPVWQRLKACTHSSPSSGEIREDAPSWCRAPFEPEGLLSSILAILSGTIGIHYGHVLIHFKGHSERLKQWVSIALGLLIVAIILHFTDAIPINKQLYSFSYMCFTAGAAGIVFSVFYILIDVWGWRTPFLFLEWIGMNAMLIYVLGAQGILPAFVNGWYYKSTNNTLVFWIQKHVFNNVWKSERLGTLLYVIFAEITFYGVLSGILHKLGIYWKL, from the exons ATGGCGGACCCTGAAAAGATAGAAGAAGGGCTAGCTCATGaagaaaatatggagaaaaagggAGATAAGTTGGttgaacaacaacaacaacaacagttGCAGGAGCAGCAACAGCCATTGGTTAAGCAAAAGACCAAGAGGGTAGCAACCTTGGATGCTTTTAGAGGACTCACCATTGTG TTGATGATATTGGTAGATGATGCTGGGGGATCATATGCCAGGATTGATCACTCACCATGGAATGGATGCACACTAGCTGACTTTGTGATGCCATTTTTTCTGTTCATTGTTGGGGTGGCCATTGCCTTAGCTCTCAAG AAAATTCCCAAGATAATGGATGCAATTAAGAAGATATGCTTGAGAACTCTAAAGCTTCTATTTTGGGGAGTTTTATTGCAAG GTGGATACTCCCATGCGCCAAATGATCTTGTTTATGGAGTAGACATGAAATTAATACGATGGTGTGGAATCCTCCAG AGAATAGCTTTGGTTTACTTCATTGTGGCCGTGATCGAGACTCTCACCACCAAGCATAGACCAACAGTTTTGGAACCTGGCTATTCATCCATTTTCACTGCTTACTGCTGGCAATG GCTTGGAGGATTCGTTGCATTTGTCATTTACATGACCACAACATATTCACTATACGTCCCAGATTGGAGTTTTGTTGTGTCCACAGACAGTAAAACAACACAATACACG GTCAAATGTGGGATGAGAGGACACTTAGGACCCGCTTGCAATGCTGTTGGTTATGTTGATCGAGAGGTTTGGGGCATTAATCATCTTTACATGTATCCAGTCTGGCAACGCCTAAAG GCTTGCACTCATAGTTCTCCGAGTTCTGGTGAAATCCGTGAAGATGCACCGAGCTGGTGCCGAGCTCCATTTGAACCAGAAGGCTTGCTAAG TTCGATTTTGGCTATCCTCTCTGGCACTATCGGAATCCATTACGGACatgttttaattcatttcaag GGTCACTCAGAGAGGCTCAAGCAATGGGTTTCAATAGCATTAGGCTTACTTATTGTAGCCATCATTCTTCATTTTACAGATG CCATTCCCATCAACAAACAGCTTTACAGTTTTAGCTACATGTGTTTCACTGCTGGTGCAGCCGGGATTGTATTTTCAGTATTCTACATCCTA atTGATGTTTGGGGATGGAGGACACCATTCTTATTCCTGGAATGGATAGGCATGAATGCAATGCTGATATATGTGCTTGGGGCACAAGGCATCCTTCCAGCATTTGTAAATGGATGGTATTATAAGTCAACAAACAATACCCTT GTTTTTTGGATCCAAAAACATGTTTTCAACAATGTTTGGAAGTCAGAGCGATTAGGGACCCTTTTATATGTGATATTTGCAGAAATCACTTTCTACGGAGTTCTTTCGGGTATCTTACACAAATTGGGCATATATTGGAAGCTATAA